In Limanda limanda chromosome 21, fLimLim1.1, whole genome shotgun sequence, a genomic segment contains:
- the LOC133027954 gene encoding uncharacterized protein LOC133027954 isoform X2 — protein MGKQRLGRVITHSQEARELPMPSDSTSRATPTSHQRRWSADLSKCGSPHVITVRKNKKEPQPPQRRTSLSKPPAASDNLTRRYSCPHTRILSSTSSSSSSSTTSSCSSPPPIQTSAITGNDPLGWRLRPKSSLTTTQARANRLSLQIPLPVVLPDCKSRPVPNSTPDNSLNQVRSPKIKPPLGAKPSRRRHSDSSAFLRSPASPQPLVTLEVLCSVRLRRVAHSDESDDVFSEVESPVTPQRKIPPAVPEKTFTARQMARRIAHSAHRCAPVSTKTTEDIYRRVKPEYKQAHQTTKSGLHLDTSSSPRFPGREI, from the exons ATGGGCAAACAAAGGCTAGGACGAGTCATAACGCACAGCCAGGAGGCCAGAGAGCTCCCTATGCCCTCAGACTCCACCTCCAGGGCCACGCCCACTTCTCATCAGAGGCGGTGGTCAGCTGACCTCAGTAAGTGTGGGAGCCCACATGTTATTACTGTGAGGAAGAACAAGAAGGAACCACAGCCTCCTCAGCGAAGAACGTCTCTTTCCAAACCTCCTGCAGCCTCTGATAACTTAACCAGGCGCTACTCCTGCCCCCACACCAGAATCTTGAGCTCaacatcatcttcctcctcctcatccaccacctcctcctgctcctctcctcctcccataCAGACCTCCGCCATCACCGGCAATGACCCTCTAGGCTGGAGGTTGCGTCCCAAGTCGAGCCTCACCACCACCCAGGCTCGTGCCAACAGGCTGTCTCTGCAGATCCCCCTCCCTGTCGTCCTCCCAGACTGCAAGTCCAGGCCTGTCCCAAACTCTACACCAGATAACTCCCTAAATCAAGTCCGCTCCCCGAAAATTAAACCCCCTCTCGGAGCCAAACCATCACGTCGGCGCCACTCGGACTCCTCAGCCTTCCTCAGATCTCCGGCGAGCCCTCAGCCCCTGGTGACACTTGAGGTACTCTGTAGCGTGCGTCTACGTCGGGTCGCCCATTCAGACGAGTCCGACGACGTCTTCAGTGAGGTGGAGTCGCCGGTGACCCCTCAGCGGAAAATACCACCAGCTGTTCCAGAAAAAACCTTCACAGCCAGACAAATGGCGCGGCGGATTGCTCATTCGGCGCATCGCTGTGCACCTGTTTCCACCAAAACTACAGAAGACATTTACAGAAGAGTGAAGCCTGAATATAAACAAGCACATCAGACTACAAAATCTG GACTGCATCTGGACACCAGTTCCTCTCCACGCTTCCCTGGCAGAGAAATCTGA
- the LOC133027954 gene encoding uncharacterized protein LOC133027954 isoform X1: protein MGKQRLGRVITHSQEARELPMPSDSTSRATPTSHQRRWSADLSKCGSPHVITVRKNKKEPQPPQRRTSLSKPPAASDNLTRRYSCPHTRILSSTSSSSSSSTTSSCSSPPPIQTSAITGNDPLGWRLRPKSSLTTTQARANRLSLQIPLPVVLPDCKSRPVPNSTPDNSLNQVRSPKIKPPLGAKPSRRRHSDSSAFLRSPASPQPLVTLEVLCSVRLRRVAHSDESDDVFSEVESPVTPQRKIPPAVPEKTFTARQMARRIAHSAHRCAPVSTKTTEDIYRRVKPEYKQAHQTTKSAGLHLDTSSSPRFPGREI, encoded by the exons ATGGGCAAACAAAGGCTAGGACGAGTCATAACGCACAGCCAGGAGGCCAGAGAGCTCCCTATGCCCTCAGACTCCACCTCCAGGGCCACGCCCACTTCTCATCAGAGGCGGTGGTCAGCTGACCTCAGTAAGTGTGGGAGCCCACATGTTATTACTGTGAGGAAGAACAAGAAGGAACCACAGCCTCCTCAGCGAAGAACGTCTCTTTCCAAACCTCCTGCAGCCTCTGATAACTTAACCAGGCGCTACTCCTGCCCCCACACCAGAATCTTGAGCTCaacatcatcttcctcctcctcatccaccacctcctcctgctcctctcctcctcccataCAGACCTCCGCCATCACCGGCAATGACCCTCTAGGCTGGAGGTTGCGTCCCAAGTCGAGCCTCACCACCACCCAGGCTCGTGCCAACAGGCTGTCTCTGCAGATCCCCCTCCCTGTCGTCCTCCCAGACTGCAAGTCCAGGCCTGTCCCAAACTCTACACCAGATAACTCCCTAAATCAAGTCCGCTCCCCGAAAATTAAACCCCCTCTCGGAGCCAAACCATCACGTCGGCGCCACTCGGACTCCTCAGCCTTCCTCAGATCTCCGGCGAGCCCTCAGCCCCTGGTGACACTTGAGGTACTCTGTAGCGTGCGTCTACGTCGGGTCGCCCATTCAGACGAGTCCGACGACGTCTTCAGTGAGGTGGAGTCGCCGGTGACCCCTCAGCGGAAAATACCACCAGCTGTTCCAGAAAAAACCTTCACAGCCAGACAAATGGCGCGGCGGATTGCTCATTCGGCGCATCGCTGTGCACCTGTTTCCACCAAAACTACAGAAGACATTTACAGAAGAGTGAAGCCTGAATATAAACAAGCACATCAGACTACAAAATCTG CAGGACTGCATCTGGACACCAGTTCCTCTCCACGCTTCCCTGGCAGAGAAATCTGA